In Prionailurus viverrinus isolate Anna chromosome C2, UM_Priviv_1.0, whole genome shotgun sequence, one DNA window encodes the following:
- the LOC125174420 gene encoding translation initiation factor IF-2-like → MKVFEAASEARAGRLREHSTGSAEVLNSSPLAAPTPPAPQHPCNQLNQFTVQEPGERNWFLYVKQVCPSGEAQRGTSGGPFPGLGGRGTSPARGSGARGRCRGRAPEPPDLLSRPPDLRGRCPSGAGRVIGSCRSSRGTRVSRTRGRRRLPSARSAARFPRPHDLAWAGAVATGGDPRAGARAARGGSGAAGEGPEAYGGQRRAWRRRPRAEAGWSGLPPSGAAPGRTATVTARPPLPAVRFLLEPQASAGTLGGRGGARHATASGELGSGETGLHPPLAQAARPSGGASARPESSGLPPLPLFLSPRNLLIILPPRLEPCARRARNKHHI, encoded by the exons ATGAAGGTATTTGAAGCTGCTTCAGAGGCAAGGGCGG GGCGACTCCGAGAGCACAGTACAGGCTCTGCCGAGGTCCTTAACTCTTCACCTCTCGCCGCCCCAACCCCGCCCGCGCCCCAGCATCCTTGCAACCAGTTGAATCAATTCACAGTTCAGGAGCCTGGGGAACGGAATTGGTTTCTGTATGTGAAACAGGTCTGCCCCTCTGGGGAAGCCCAGAGGGGAACGTCCGGAGGGCCTTTTCCAGGGCTGGGCGGGAGGGGAACGAGTCCGGCGCGCGGATCGGGGGCTCGAGGGAGGTGCAGAGGCCGAGCCCCCGAGCCCCCCGACCTTCTCTCCCGGCCCCCAGACCTCCGCGGTCGTTGCCCCTCGGGCGCCGGGCGGGTGATTGGCAGTTGCCGCAGCTCTAGGGGGACCCGGGTATCCAGGACCCGTGGCCGCCGCCGGTTGCCGTCCGCTCGCTCGGCGGCGAGGTTTCCGCGGCCCCATGACCTGGCCTGGGCTGGAGCAGTCGCGACGGGCGGCGACCCCCGAGCTGGAGCCCGGGCGGCTCGCGGTGGGTCGGGGGCAGCCGGGGAAGGTCCCGAGGCCTACGGTGGGCAGCGCCGAGCCTGGAGGAGACGGCCGCGGGCGGAGGCGGGGTGGTCTGGACTGCCCCCCTCAGGAGCTGCCCCGGGCCGCACCGCCACCGTCACGGCCCGGCCGCCCCTGCCCGCCGTGCGCTTCCTCTTGGAGCCGCAGGCCTCAGCGGGGACTCTGGGGGGCCGCGGCGGGGCCCGGCACGCGACGGCCTCTGGGGAGTTGGGGTCTGGGGAGACCGGGCTTCATCCCCCGCTCGCCCAGGCCGCGAGACCCTCGGGAGGCGCCTCCGCGAGGCCAGAGAGCAGCGGGCTCCCGCCGCTTCCCCTCTTCCTGAGCCCAAG GAATCTTCTGATAATTCTGCCGCCACGACTTGAACCGTGCGCGAGGCGAGCTCGAAACAAACATcacatctaa